From one Flavobacterium kingsejongi genomic stretch:
- the accB gene encoding acetyl-CoA carboxylase biotin carboxyl carrier protein — protein MDLREIQNLIKFVAKSGATEVKLEMDDIKITIKTTNEAALAETTAYVQHVPVQTALPQANAGLPTSPATPVTPVAVEENAHYITVKSPIIGTLYRKPSPDKPVFVEVGSTISKGDVLCVIEAMKLFNEIESEVTGKIVKVLVDDASPVEFDQPLFLVDPS, from the coding sequence ATGGATTTAAGAGAAATTCAAAACCTAATTAAATTTGTAGCTAAATCAGGTGCAACAGAAGTAAAATTAGAGATGGACGATATCAAAATCACTATCAAGACTACTAATGAAGCTGCATTGGCTGAAACCACGGCGTATGTACAGCATGTACCGGTACAAACTGCTTTGCCACAGGCTAACGCAGGTTTGCCAACAAGCCCGGCAACACCAGTAACCCCGGTTGCAGTGGAAGAAAATGCACATTACATTACTGTAAAATCACCAATTATTGGGACATTATACAGAAAACCATCTCCAGACAAACCGGTTTTTGTTGAAGTAGGAAGCACAATCAGCAAAGGAGATGTTCTTTGTGTAATTGAAGCAATGAAATTGTTCAACGAGATCGAATCTGAAGTAACTGGTAAAATCGTGAAAGTTTTAGTTGATGATGCTTCTCCGGTAGAATTTGACCAACCTTTATTCTTAGTTGATCCGTCATAA
- a CDS encoding protein phosphatase 2C domain-containing protein, whose product MPNTSFKIYNALQIGAYHFNHCEDYLYTGAFGKNKLLCAVMDGCTMALDSHFASALVGKILKKLCLEKSYQELVVKNESAHPIEQELKSLLKALLEDLKTVRNQLMLDTKELLTTLIIMLIDTATEEGIVLVIGDGMVSINGTVTEFEQDNKPDYLGFHLSDDFETFYAGQLQKITFDTIQDLSIATDGIFTFEKMAKTKSDTIDVQHYLTADTLHSETEEMLTLKLKVLANEYGLQPTDDFSMIRIRKTATL is encoded by the coding sequence ATGCCGAATACCTCTTTTAAAATCTATAATGCACTACAAATTGGAGCCTATCATTTCAATCACTGCGAAGACTATCTCTATACGGGTGCATTTGGAAAAAACAAACTGCTTTGTGCCGTAATGGACGGCTGCACTATGGCTCTTGATAGCCATTTTGCTTCGGCTTTAGTCGGAAAGATTTTAAAAAAACTATGCCTTGAGAAAAGCTACCAGGAGCTGGTTGTTAAAAATGAAAGCGCACATCCTATTGAGCAGGAACTAAAATCATTGCTTAAAGCCCTATTAGAAGACCTAAAGACCGTCCGGAACCAACTCATGCTGGACACTAAAGAATTGCTTACAACGCTTATAATTATGCTTATCGATACCGCTACAGAAGAAGGCATTGTCTTGGTAATTGGTGATGGAATGGTGAGCATTAATGGTACCGTCACCGAATTTGAACAGGACAACAAACCGGATTACCTGGGTTTTCATTTATCTGATGATTTCGAAACGTTTTATGCAGGGCAACTACAGAAAATAACCTTTGATACGATTCAGGATCTCAGTATAGCCACAGACGGTATTTTTACATTTGAGAAAATGGCAAAAACAAAATCGGATACTATTGATGTACAGCACTACCTGACAGCCGACACACTGCATTCCGAGACAGAAGAGATGCTGACCTTAAAACTGAAAGTATTAGCCAACGAATACGGCCTCCAGCCCACGGATGATTTTTCAATGATTCGAATCCGGAAGACGGCTACCCTTTAA
- the rpmF gene encoding 50S ribosomal protein L32 yields MAHPKRKTSKTRRDKRRTHYKASVPQIATCPITGEAHLYHRAYWHEGKMYYRGQVVIDKQEAVA; encoded by the coding sequence ATGGCACATCCTAAGAGAAAAACCTCGAAAACAAGAAGAGATAAGAGAAGAACACATTACAAAGCATCTGTTCCTCAAATTGCAACATGTCCTATAACAGGCGAAGCACACTTATACCACAGAGCTTACTGGCATGAAGGTAAAATGTATTACAGAGGTCAGGTTGTAATTGACAAACAGGAAGCTGTTGCTTAA
- a CDS encoding beta-ketoacyl-ACP synthase III, giving the protein MNTITAAITAVGAYVPDFVLSNKVLESMVETNDEWITSRTGIKERRILKEEGKGTSFLAINAAKNLIEKSGLDPKDIDLVLLATTTPDMPVASTAVYVATEIGAVNAFAYDLQAACSSFLYGMSTASAYIESGKYKKVLLIGADKMSSIIDYTDRATCIIFGDGAGAVLFEANNEGLGIQDEYLRSDGIGREYLNIAAGGSILPPSAATVENKQHFVHQDGKTVFKYAVSGMADVSEKIMQRNNLTKEDINWLAAHQANKRIIDATASRMGLDESKVLVNIQKYGNTTSATLPLLLSDFEHLFKKGDNIIFAAFGGGFTWGSIYLKWAYNK; this is encoded by the coding sequence ATGAATACAATTACAGCCGCTATCACCGCTGTTGGTGCTTATGTACCGGATTTTGTGCTATCAAACAAGGTATTGGAATCTATGGTTGAAACCAATGACGAATGGATAACTTCACGCACTGGAATCAAAGAAAGACGCATTCTTAAAGAAGAAGGAAAAGGAACTTCTTTTTTGGCGATTAACGCAGCCAAAAATTTAATTGAAAAATCGGGTCTTGACCCTAAAGATATTGATCTGGTATTATTGGCAACGACCACGCCGGATATGCCCGTTGCTTCTACCGCAGTGTATGTGGCAACAGAAATTGGAGCTGTAAATGCTTTTGCCTACGACCTCCAGGCTGCCTGTTCAAGTTTTTTATACGGAATGTCGACTGCTTCGGCCTATATCGAGTCCGGGAAATATAAAAAAGTACTACTGATAGGCGCTGATAAAATGTCCTCTATTATAGATTACACCGACAGGGCAACCTGTATCATATTTGGTGATGGTGCCGGAGCGGTGCTTTTTGAAGCCAATAATGAAGGACTTGGCATTCAGGATGAATATTTACGAAGTGATGGAATTGGAAGAGAATACCTGAATATTGCTGCCGGTGGATCCATACTTCCCCCCTCAGCAGCCACCGTTGAAAACAAACAACATTTTGTACATCAGGACGGGAAAACCGTTTTCAAATATGCCGTTTCCGGTATGGCTGATGTCAGTGAAAAAATAATGCAGCGCAACAATCTTACTAAAGAAGATATTAACTGGCTGGCTGCTCATCAGGCCAACAAACGTATTATTGATGCTACTGCATCACGAATGGGACTGGACGAATCTAAAGTCCTGGTCAACATCCAGAAATACGGAAATACTACCTCCGCAACATTACCCTTATTACTTAGCGATTTCGAACACCTTTTCAAAAAAGGCGATAATATTATTTTTGCCGCTTTTGGTGGCGGATTTACTTGGGGATCTATATATCTCAAATGGGCATACAACAAATAA
- a CDS encoding YceD family protein — MNATKEFLIPFIGLKLGKHQFEYQINKEFFENFDYDEYDDVNIKVNVVLEKKATMLELAFKHKGTINVPCDQTGESFDLPIKGKINVVVQFGDAYNDDNEELLILPHGEHQVDVSQYIYEMIVLSVPSKRIHPGVKDGSLQSETLDKLNELRHKEEPEQTEEENTDPRWDKLKQLLTDKKK; from the coding sequence ATGAATGCGACTAAAGAATTTTTAATTCCGTTTATAGGATTAAAATTGGGGAAACATCAGTTTGAATATCAAATTAATAAAGAGTTCTTTGAAAACTTTGATTATGACGAATATGACGATGTCAACATCAAAGTAAATGTAGTTTTAGAGAAAAAAGCCACAATGCTGGAGCTTGCCTTTAAGCATAAAGGAACGATAAACGTTCCATGCGACCAAACGGGAGAGTCTTTTGACCTGCCAATAAAAGGGAAGATTAATGTGGTCGTGCAATTTGGTGATGCCTATAATGATGACAATGAAGAATTGCTCATTTTGCCTCACGGAGAACACCAGGTAGACGTGTCACAATACATCTATGAGATGATTGTGCTATCTGTGCCCTCTAAAAGAATTCATCCCGGTGTAAAGGACGGAAGTTTACAATCCGAAACCCTTGACAAACTGAATGAATTACGGCATAAAGAAGAACCAGAACAAACTGAAGAAGAGAATACGGACCCGCGCTGGGACAAATTAAAACAACTATTAACGGATAAAAAAAAATAA
- the accC gene encoding acetyl-CoA carboxylase biotin carboxylase subunit, with translation MFKKILIANRGEIALRVIRTCKEMGIKTVAVYSTADAESLHVRFADEAVCIGPPPSNLSYLKMSNIIAAAEITNADAIHPGYGFLSENAKFSKICQEHGIKFIGASPEMIDKMGDKASAKATMKAAGVPTIPGSEGLLESYEQTKQLAKEFGYPVMLKATAGGGGKGMRAVWKEEELQKAWDSARQEAAASFGNDGMYLEKLIEEPRHIEIQVVGDAYGKACHLSERDCSVQRRHQKLTEETPSPFMTDELREKMGAAAVKAAEFIKYEGAGTVEFLVDKHRNFYFMEMNTRIQVEHPITEQVIDYDLIREQILVAAGVPISGKNYLPQLHAIECRINAEDPYNDFRPSPGKITTLHTPGGHGVRLDTHVYSGYTIPPNYDSMIAKLITTAQTRQEAINKMKRALDEFVIEGVKTTIPFHRQLMDDPAYVEGNYTTKFMESFVMNDPE, from the coding sequence ATGTTTAAAAAAATATTAATTGCCAACAGAGGAGAGATTGCACTTCGTGTGATCAGAACCTGTAAAGAAATGGGCATCAAAACGGTAGCCGTTTATTCTACTGCCGATGCAGAAAGCCTACATGTACGCTTTGCTGATGAAGCAGTGTGTATCGGGCCTCCGCCAAGTAACCTGTCTTACCTGAAGATGTCTAACATCATTGCAGCGGCAGAAATTACTAATGCTGATGCTATCCACCCTGGATATGGTTTCTTATCTGAGAATGCAAAATTCTCTAAGATCTGCCAGGAACACGGAATCAAATTTATTGGGGCTTCTCCGGAAATGATTGACAAAATGGGAGATAAGGCTTCGGCTAAAGCAACCATGAAAGCGGCAGGAGTACCTACAATTCCAGGATCAGAAGGTCTTTTGGAATCGTATGAGCAAACGAAACAACTGGCAAAAGAATTCGGATATCCTGTGATGCTGAAAGCAACTGCTGGTGGTGGAGGTAAAGGAATGCGTGCCGTTTGGAAAGAAGAAGAACTGCAAAAAGCATGGGATAGTGCGCGTCAGGAAGCTGCGGCTTCTTTCGGTAACGACGGGATGTACCTGGAGAAACTAATCGAAGAGCCACGCCACATTGAAATTCAGGTGGTTGGAGATGCTTATGGTAAAGCCTGTCACCTTTCGGAAAGAGACTGTTCCGTTCAAAGACGTCACCAAAAACTAACCGAAGAAACGCCGTCTCCATTCATGACCGATGAACTTCGAGAAAAAATGGGTGCAGCAGCTGTAAAAGCAGCAGAATTTATTAAATATGAAGGCGCCGGTACGGTAGAGTTTCTGGTGGACAAACACCGTAACTTCTACTTCATGGAGATGAATACCCGTATCCAGGTAGAGCACCCGATTACAGAGCAGGTAATTGATTATGACCTGATCCGTGAGCAGATTTTAGTAGCTGCTGGTGTGCCGATTTCCGGTAAAAACTACCTTCCGCAGTTACACGCTATCGAATGCCGTATCAATGCAGAAGATCCGTACAATGATTTCCGCCCTTCTCCAGGGAAAATCACTACCCTTCATACTCCAGGTGGGCATGGCGTACGTCTGGATACTCATGTGTATTCCGGTTATACCATTCCGCCAAATTATGATTCCATGATTGCAAAATTAATCACGACTGCGCAAACACGTCAGGAAGCGATTAACAAAATGAAACGCGCATTGGATGAATTCGTGATTGAAGGTGTTAAAACAACAATTCCATTCCACAGACAGCTTATGGATGATCCGGCTTATGTAGAAGGTAATTATACGACCAAATTCATGGAAAGCTTCGTAATGAACGATCCGGAATAA
- a CDS encoding S9 family peptidase — translation MKKSFIILLGIFSMQSAMAQTAMTPEQLLKLGRVSALGITKDQKNIVYKVSTPVMSENKSDSKYYTVPVQGGTAVEITDFKSLLQDKNIAPNGKFIVYNEEVKEEKVLGKDFYPELGKSDVQVYDALNYRHWDAWNEGLYNHVFYKDNKDKSIGVDIQAGEKFDSPQRPFGGDEDYIWSPDSKSIVYVAKKKYGTEYATSTNTDIYEYNLETKQTKNLTEGNLGYDTAPQFSPKGQLTWLQMKRDGFEADKNDLIVSNNGIKMNLTQQWDGTVSEYRWSEDGKKVYFLAAVDGTIQLFEVDYPGMTRKMPLVVQLTDGNFDVAGIVGFAAGKIIVSRTDFNHAAELYSYDLKKKDWKQLTFTNEAVYKNTAMSQSEKRYVTTTDGKKMLVWVILPPNFDKSKKYPTLLYCQGGPQSALTQFYSFRWNFQVMAAQGYIVVAPNRRGMPGHGVEWNEAISKDWGGQVMKDYLSAIDDVAKESYVDNARLGCVGASFGGYSVFYLAGNHNKRFKTFIAHDGVYNLQSMYGTTEEIFFNNWDHGGAYWEDNKDTRKAYGEFNPINYINNWDTPIMIFQGGKDFRVPIGQGQEAFQAAQLKGIKSRFVYFPEENHWVLKPQNALIWQREYFKWLKETL, via the coding sequence ATGAAAAAATCATTTATTATCCTGTTGGGGATTTTCAGTATGCAATCTGCTATGGCACAAACAGCAATGACACCGGAACAGCTCCTGAAATTGGGGCGGGTGAGCGCTTTGGGAATTACCAAAGACCAGAAAAATATCGTTTATAAAGTTTCGACTCCGGTAATGAGCGAAAACAAATCGGATTCCAAATATTATACGGTTCCGGTACAAGGTGGTACCGCTGTGGAAATCACCGATTTTAAATCGCTTTTACAGGATAAGAATATTGCCCCAAACGGGAAATTCATTGTGTATAATGAAGAGGTAAAAGAAGAGAAAGTATTGGGGAAAGATTTTTACCCGGAATTGGGAAAATCGGATGTACAAGTGTACGATGCCCTGAACTACAGGCATTGGGACGCGTGGAATGAAGGCCTCTACAACCATGTATTTTATAAAGATAATAAAGATAAAAGCATCGGTGTAGACATTCAGGCTGGTGAAAAATTCGACAGCCCACAACGTCCTTTTGGTGGTGACGAGGATTATATCTGGTCACCAGACAGCAAAAGCATCGTGTATGTAGCGAAGAAAAAATACGGTACGGAATATGCGACAAGCACGAATACTGATATTTACGAATATAACCTGGAAACCAAACAGACTAAAAACCTGACCGAAGGCAACCTGGGATATGATACGGCGCCACAGTTTTCGCCAAAGGGACAACTGACCTGGCTACAGATGAAAAGAGATGGTTTTGAAGCGGATAAAAATGACCTGATCGTTAGCAATAATGGGATCAAAATGAACCTAACCCAACAATGGGACGGTACCGTAAGCGAATACCGATGGAGTGAAGATGGTAAAAAAGTCTATTTCCTGGCTGCAGTGGACGGAACCATCCAGTTATTTGAAGTGGATTATCCGGGGATGACCCGAAAAATGCCTTTAGTTGTACAACTGACTGATGGTAACTTTGACGTTGCCGGAATTGTTGGATTTGCTGCAGGCAAAATCATCGTTTCCCGCACTGACTTCAATCACGCTGCTGAATTGTATTCGTATGACCTGAAAAAGAAAGACTGGAAACAGCTTACTTTCACTAATGAAGCAGTATACAAAAATACGGCAATGAGCCAAAGTGAAAAACGTTATGTAACCACTACCGATGGCAAGAAAATGCTGGTATGGGTGATCCTTCCCCCTAACTTTGATAAAAGTAAAAAATACCCTACCCTATTATATTGCCAGGGCGGGCCACAATCGGCACTGACTCAATTTTATTCTTTCCGTTGGAACTTCCAGGTGATGGCAGCACAGGGCTATATTGTTGTAGCCCCGAACCGTCGCGGTATGCCGGGCCATGGCGTGGAGTGGAATGAAGCTATCAGTAAAGACTGGGGTGGACAGGTAATGAAAGATTACCTATCGGCTATTGATGATGTGGCAAAAGAATCCTATGTAGATAATGCACGACTGGGTTGTGTAGGCGCCAGCTTTGGTGGTTATTCTGTATTCTATCTTGCCGGAAACCACAACAAGCGCTTCAAAACTTTTATTGCACATGATGGCGTATACAACCTGCAAAGCATGTACGGAACTACCGAAGAAATCTTCTTTAACAACTGGGATCACGGTGGTGCATATTGGGAAGATAACAAGGATACCCGAAAAGCGTATGGCGAATTCAATCCGATCAACTACATCAACAACTGGGATACACCAATCATGATTTTCCAAGGTGGTAAAGATTTCCGTGTTCCAATAGGACAAGGACAGGAAGCTTTCCAGGCTGCTCAGCTAAAAGGAATCAAAAGCCGTTTTGTGTATTTCCCGGAAGAAAATCACTGGGTCCTGAAACCACAAAATGCCCTGATCTGGCAACGTGAGTATTTCAAATGGCTAAAAGAAACCCTATAA
- a CDS encoding riboflavin synthase yields the protein MFTGIIETSGFIKNIAKEGDNLHLTVASSLSNELKVDQSISHNGICLTVVALEADSFTVTAVRETIEKTTIGDWKIGDIINLERGMKLGDRLDGHIVQGHVDQTGTCSSVETAEGSWYYTFEYDAAQNNITIEKGSITVNGVSLTVVNSKRNSFSVAIIPYTYEHTNFKTLKSGDKINLEFDVIGKYVARLQGLGK from the coding sequence ATGTTTACAGGAATCATCGAAACATCAGGTTTCATAAAAAATATAGCAAAAGAAGGCGACAATCTGCATCTGACTGTTGCTTCTTCGCTATCGAATGAACTAAAAGTAGATCAGAGCATCTCACATAATGGCATCTGCCTGACAGTAGTAGCACTGGAAGCCGACTCGTTTACAGTCACAGCCGTGCGGGAAACGATTGAAAAAACAACTATCGGAGACTGGAAAATTGGTGATATTATTAATCTGGAACGCGGCATGAAACTGGGCGATCGCCTGGACGGCCATATTGTACAGGGACATGTGGATCAAACCGGAACGTGTAGTAGTGTAGAAACGGCAGAAGGAAGCTGGTATTATACCTTCGAATATGACGCGGCGCAAAATAACATTACGATCGAAAAAGGTTCCATTACGGTAAATGGGGTAAGCCTAACTGTAGTCAACTCGAAACGAAACTCCTTTAGTGTAGCGATTATACCTTATACGTATGAACATACGAATTTCAAAACCCTGAAATCCGGAGATAAAATCAATCTTGAATTTGATGTAATCGGAAAATATGTAGCCCGCCTGCAAGGATTAGGAAAGTAA
- a CDS encoding transporter: protein MKKICFLIIFALLGYTAEAQDIETDRPDQTETPAIVPKNRFQVEMGFSHEQTDVSDRLFTVPTALVKYGVNDFFEIRVEAEVANEKTAEGKASGLQPLKLGVKTKLWKEKGLLPKTLLLVQLQFPKWASQDFEVQHLAPEVRLLMSNTLSKKVKLSYNLGAEWDGEGDTPEYVYTLSPNVQLSKKVKLFVEAYGFFQVSHHAQQWVDGGFMYAISKDVQLDISAGYELTATGQYHNFFESVGLSFRI, encoded by the coding sequence ATGAAAAAAATCTGCTTTCTTATCATTTTTGCCTTGTTAGGCTACACTGCGGAAGCCCAGGATATCGAAACCGATAGGCCCGATCAGACCGAAACGCCAGCGATAGTTCCCAAAAACCGATTCCAGGTCGAGATGGGATTTTCACATGAACAGACGGATGTTTCCGACCGTCTCTTCACGGTGCCTACAGCTTTGGTGAAATATGGTGTCAATGATTTTTTTGAAATACGGGTGGAAGCGGAAGTGGCTAATGAAAAAACAGCAGAAGGGAAAGCTTCCGGCCTGCAGCCGCTGAAGTTAGGGGTTAAGACCAAACTCTGGAAAGAAAAAGGACTGTTGCCCAAGACTTTACTATTGGTGCAATTGCAGTTTCCCAAATGGGCTTCCCAGGATTTTGAAGTGCAACACCTGGCACCTGAAGTGCGGTTGCTGATGAGTAATACGCTCTCGAAAAAAGTAAAATTAAGCTACAATCTGGGGGCCGAATGGGATGGAGAAGGGGATACACCGGAATATGTCTATACGCTATCACCGAATGTCCAGTTGAGCAAAAAAGTAAAGCTGTTTGTCGAAGCTTATGGTTTTTTCCAAGTCAGCCACCATGCACAACAATGGGTCGATGGCGGTTTTATGTATGCCATTTCCAAAGACGTACAACTCGATATTTCTGCAGGTTATGAATTGACCGCTACAGGGCAGTACCATAATTTTTTTGAATCGGTAGGGCTTTCTTTTAGGATTTAG
- a CDS encoding aminopeptidase C: MHTLKMRPLLLASALFMGMGSGFAQDYLVNSLSSNQSKNSKDAFKFTEVINIENTPVKNQGSSGTCWSYSANSFIESEMIRMGKEPVAISQIFTARNAYVEKGKNYVRMHGAVTLGDGGALHDVINMYRKYGAVPQDIYTGLNYGTANNKFGEMGDLMKGVLEGVVKNGNGQLTPAWEKAYTGVIDTYLGTVPESFTYKGKKYTPITFAKDVIGINPDDYVEISSFTDYPMYSKFTLLVPDNWSFDQVYNVKLAELTDVIDNALKKGYSVAWAGDVSEKGFSWKNGMAYVPTKNFAEMTPAEKEDMFVGPRDEPTITDAMRQAAFDNYQTTDDHGMHIVGLAKDQNGKEYYIVKNSWGATNDYKGYLYMSKNFIKYKTTAILLNKNGIPSGISKKLNI, from the coding sequence ATGCATACATTAAAAATGAGACCCCTACTACTGGCTTCGGCCCTATTCATGGGGATGGGCTCGGGATTTGCCCAGGATTACCTGGTAAACTCACTAAGCAGCAACCAAAGTAAAAACAGTAAAGATGCTTTTAAATTTACTGAAGTAATCAATATTGAAAATACGCCTGTAAAAAATCAGGGCTCCTCAGGAACCTGCTGGAGTTATTCGGCCAACTCTTTTATCGAGTCAGAAATGATCCGTATGGGAAAAGAGCCAGTGGCAATTTCACAGATTTTTACAGCCCGTAACGCCTATGTTGAAAAAGGGAAAAACTATGTGCGTATGCACGGTGCGGTAACCTTAGGCGATGGTGGTGCGTTACACGACGTAATCAACATGTACCGCAAATATGGTGCTGTACCTCAGGATATCTATACCGGATTGAACTATGGTACTGCAAATAATAAATTTGGCGAGATGGGCGACCTGATGAAAGGCGTACTGGAAGGCGTAGTAAAAAATGGGAATGGACAGCTGACCCCAGCCTGGGAAAAAGCATATACGGGTGTAATCGACACTTATCTGGGTACCGTACCGGAAAGCTTTACCTATAAAGGAAAAAAATATACCCCAATAACATTTGCCAAAGATGTGATTGGTATCAATCCGGATGATTATGTGGAGATTTCTTCTTTTACAGACTATCCAATGTACAGCAAATTCACCCTATTGGTTCCTGACAACTGGTCATTTGACCAGGTATACAACGTGAAACTTGCGGAATTGACCGATGTTATTGACAACGCCCTTAAGAAAGGCTATTCTGTAGCTTGGGCGGGTGATGTAAGCGAAAAAGGATTCAGCTGGAAAAATGGTATGGCGTATGTTCCAACCAAAAATTTCGCTGAAATGACACCTGCCGAAAAGGAAGATATGTTTGTAGGCCCAAGAGACGAACCGACCATCACAGATGCGATGCGTCAGGCTGCTTTTGACAATTATCAAACTACTGATGACCACGGAATGCACATCGTGGGATTGGCTAAAGACCAAAATGGCAAAGAATATTATATCGTTAAAAACTCCTGGGGCGCGACCAATGACTACAAAGGTTACCTGTACATGAGCAAAAACTTTATAAAATATAAAACTACAGCTATCCTATTGAACAAAAATGGTATTCCTTCCGGAATTTCCAAAAAACTAAACATCTAA
- the pdxA gene encoding 4-hydroxythreonine-4-phosphate dehydrogenase PdxA, with the protein MNKAENIKLGISIGDLNGIGSEVVLKTFEDSRMLEFCTPIIFANVKILSFLKKNLELTSNLHGIDKIDQALTGKVNVLNVWKEGVNIEYGVNDPVVGSYAVKSFVAATDALKEGLIDVLVTAPINKYNIQSEDFHFPGHTDYLGQELEGDALMLMVSDALRVGLLTDHIPVNEIASHLTEELIRKKILTVKKSLAQDFTINKPKIAVLGLNPHCGDNGVIGKEDDEIIKPAIKKLFEQGTLVFGPYAADSFFGSNQYEKFDAIIAVYHDQGLIPFKTLSFGNGVNYTAGLDKVRTSPDHGTAYDIAGKGIADFTSFKEAVYKAIDIYNARNEYKEITSNPLKMK; encoded by the coding sequence ATGAATAAAGCAGAAAATATTAAGCTGGGAATTTCGATTGGAGATTTAAACGGTATTGGAAGCGAAGTGGTTTTGAAAACATTTGAAGATAGTCGGATGTTGGAATTCTGTACGCCCATTATTTTTGCAAATGTGAAGATATTGTCATTCCTGAAAAAAAATCTTGAACTGACCTCTAACCTGCATGGAATTGATAAAATAGACCAGGCACTGACCGGAAAGGTAAATGTGCTGAATGTATGGAAGGAAGGCGTAAATATCGAGTATGGTGTAAATGATCCGGTTGTAGGTTCTTATGCGGTAAAATCCTTTGTAGCTGCTACAGACGCTTTAAAAGAAGGGCTGATCGATGTTTTGGTAACCGCTCCAATCAACAAATACAATATACAGTCGGAAGATTTTCATTTTCCCGGACATACGGATTACCTGGGTCAGGAGCTTGAAGGAGATGCCCTGATGTTAATGGTGTCGGATGCCCTTCGGGTGGGATTATTGACCGATCATATTCCGGTGAACGAAATTGCATCTCACCTGACCGAAGAACTGATCCGCAAAAAGATACTGACCGTCAAAAAGTCACTGGCTCAGGATTTTACAATTAATAAGCCTAAAATTGCCGTATTGGGATTGAATCCTCATTGTGGTGATAATGGCGTGATAGGAAAGGAAGATGATGAGATCATCAAACCAGCGATTAAGAAATTGTTCGAACAGGGAACACTGGTTTTTGGGCCTTATGCTGCGGATAGCTTTTTTGGAAGCAACCAATATGAAAAATTTGATGCTATTATAGCGGTGTATCACGATCAGGGGCTAATTCCTTTTAAGACCTTGTCTTTTGGGAATGGTGTTAATTATACTGCGGGCCTGGATAAAGTGCGAACGTCACCAGATCACGGTACTGCCTATGATATTGCCGGAAAAGGAATAGCCGATTTTACCTCGTTCAAAGAAGCGGTGTATAAGGCAATTGATATCTATAATGCCCGAAATGAGTATAAGGAAATCACCAGCAATCCTTTAAAAATGAAATAA
- a CDS encoding toxin-antitoxin system YwqK family antitoxin, giving the protein MVLIKLKMGVCKFILILMFLPVVVCCQTDNKANIVKNCSDSDCEFGVYKNNKKEGVWRRHDKDNNLLQISYYSEGKLNGASVSFYSDGRVYSTGNYVNDKPHGNITIYSENGNINLSDNYFYGKKEGFSYLYYKDGKLQSKWFYEKGKREGKQYEFSEKQDTLKIEYYKKGNVIDKKAFDN; this is encoded by the coding sequence ATGGTCTTAATCAAGTTAAAAATGGGAGTTTGTAAATTTATATTAATATTGATGTTTTTACCTGTAGTCGTTTGCTGTCAAACAGACAACAAAGCAAATATTGTAAAAAACTGTAGCGATTCTGATTGCGAATTTGGCGTTTATAAAAATAATAAAAAAGAAGGCGTTTGGAGACGGCATGATAAAGACAACAATTTACTTCAAATATCCTATTATTCAGAAGGTAAACTAAATGGAGCGAGTGTGAGTTTTTATAGTGATGGAAGAGTCTATTCAACTGGAAATTATGTTAATGATAAACCTCATGGCAATATTACCATATATTCTGAAAATGGAAATATAAATCTCTCGGACAATTATTTTTACGGTAAAAAAGAAGGATTTAGTTATCTATATTATAAAGATGGAAAACTACAGTCTAAATGGTTTTATGAGAAAGGAAAACGGGAAGGAAAACAATACGAGTTTAGCGAGAAACAAGATACTCTAAAAATTGAATATTACAAGAAAGGCAATGTAATTGATAAGAAAGCATTTGATAATTAG